The following proteins are encoded in a genomic region of Nicotiana sylvestris chromosome 4, ASM39365v2, whole genome shotgun sequence:
- the LOC104241127 gene encoding G2/mitotic-specific cyclin C13-1-like — MKKQEKEAIMADLENCGRVTRLAKKRAAEAMASHQQQHPSKKRVVLGEIQNFSNLGVSQIKGLNTEPKKQPKSKQQQSKRKLKRAVTSKIDKEELNVDNVDANYDDPQMCSAYVSDIYDYLRKMEIEEKRRPLPDYLEKVQKDLSPNMRGVLVDWLVEVAEEYKLLSDTLYLAVSYIDRFLSTNVITRQKLQLLGVSSMLISAKYEEISPPHVEDFCYITDNTYTKEEVVKMEADVLKTLNFEMGNPTVKTFLRRFTGVAQEDYKTPNLQLEFLGYYLAELSILDYSCVKYVPSLLAAAVVFLSRFTLQPNTHPWSLALQQYSGYKAADLKECILILHDLQLSRRGGSLAAVRDKYKQHKFKCVSSLTSPVEIPASFFEDMRQL; from the exons ATGAAGAAGCAAGAGAAAGAGGCAATAATGGCGGATTTAGAAAATTGTGGCAGAGTTACACGGCTAGCCAAGAAAAGGGCAGCAGAGGCTATGGCCTCACATCAACAACAACACCCTAGTAAGAAACGGGTGGTTTTGGGCGAGATTCAGAATTTTTCTAATCTGGGTGTGAGTCAAATTAAGGGTTTGAACACTGAGCCTAAAAAACAACCCAAATCGAAGCAGCAGCAATCTAAGAGGAAACTGAAAAGGGCTGTGACTAGTAAAATTGATAAGGAGGAGTTGAATGTGGATAATGTTGATGCTAATTACGATGACCCTCAGATGTGTAGTGCTTATGTTTCTGATATATATGATTATCTTCGTAAAATGGAG ATTGAGGAAAAGAGGAGACCTTTGCCTGATTACTTAGAGAAAGTTCAGAAGGATTTGAGCCCAAACATGAGAGGGGTATTAGTCGATTGGCTAGTGGAAGTTGCAGAGGAATACAAGCTACTTTCAGACACTTTATATCTTGCTGTTTCCTACATCGATAGATTCTTATCAACAAATGTCATCACCAggcaaaaacttcagcttttggGTGTTTCGTCAATGCTCATTTCTGC GAAGTATGAGGAGATTAGTCCACCACATGTTGAAGATTTTTGTTACATAACGGATAACACATATACTAAGGAAGAGGTGGTGAAAATGGAAGCTGATGTGCTTAAAACACTCAACTTTGAGATGGGAAATCCCACAGTGAAAACATTTCTCAGAAGATTTACTGGGGTTGCTCAAGAAGATTATAAAACCCCCAATTTGCAGTTGGAGTTTTTGGGCTATTACCTAGCGGAGTTAAGCATATTGGATTATAGCTGTGTGAAATACGTACCTTCTTTGCTGGCTGCTGCTGTGGTATTCCTTTCGAGGTTTACACTACAACCTAATACACATCCTTGGAGTTTGGCTCTTCAACAATACTCGGGATATAAAGCAGCGGATTTGAAGGAATGTATTCTTATCTTACACGACTTGCAATTAAGTAGAAGAGGAGGCTCTTTAGCGGCTGTGAGGGACAAATATAAGCAGCATAAG TTTAAGTGTGTGTCATCGTTGACCTCTCCAGTGGAAATACCAGCTTCATTCTTTGAAGATATGAGACAATTGTAA
- the LOC104241128 gene encoding WD40 repeat-containing protein HOS15-like encodes MISITSSELNYLVFRYLQESGFTHSAFALGYEAGINKSTIDGNLVPPGALVTFLQKGIQYLELEANLSNDDTDMDEDFQFLQPIDLITKDVYELQKIIKEKKEKLRQDKPRGKDKDNNVHEREHGREPARERAKEKQLKEKEQDRDQEREKIEKDKEREKNKDKEKPREDLMDAKANGDKDVVRHEENGKTADPEPMEVCTSSTSLPCEIPSSDVMVLEGHTSEVFACAWSPDGSLLASGSGDSTARIWTIGDGPCHSRMQNGPVDVMVLKHFKGRTNEKSKDVTTLEWNGEGNLLATGSYDGQARIWNRDGELVNTLIKHKGPIFSLKWNKKGDYLLSGSVDKTAIVWDVKSGEWKQQFEFHSAPTLDVDWRNNNSFATCSTDNMIYVCKVGESRPVKTFSGHQSEVNAIKWDPSGSLLASCSDDTTAKIWSVKQDACVHDFKEHAKEIYTIRWSPTGPGTSNPNQQLLLASASFDSTVKLWDVELGRLLHSLNGHRDPVYSVAFSPNSEYLATGSLDRCLNIWSVKEAKIIKTYSGNGGIFEVCWNKEGNKVAACFADNVVCVFDVRI; translated from the exons ATGATCTCTATTACCTCATCGGAGCTGAACTACCTCGTTTTCCGGTACCTTCAAGAATCAG GGTTTACGCATTCAGCATTTGCTTTAGGATATGAGGCGGGGATTAATAAGAGCACAATAGATGGAAATTTAGTTCCCCCTGGTGCTCTGGTTACCTTTCTACAAAAGGGAATTCAGTATCTTGAATTGGAAGCAAATTTGAGCAAT GATGACACAGATATGGATGAAGACTTCCAGTTCTTACAACCCATTGATCTTATCACGAAGGATGTATATGAGctgcaaaaaataataaaagaaaaaaaggaaaagcttCGGCAAGATAAACCTAGGGGAAAAGACAAGGATAACAACGTCCATGAGAGGGAGCATGGACGAGAACCTGCTAGAGAAAGGGCGAAGGAAAAACAATTGAAGGAAAAAGAGCAAGATCGAGATCAGGAGAGAGAGAAGATTGAGAAGGATAAggagagagagaaaaataaggacaaagaaaaaccACGTGAGGATCTCATGGACGCGAAAGCCAATGGAGATAAAGATGTTGTCAGACATGAGGAGAATGGAAAGACTGCAG ATCCAGAGCCAATGGAGGTTTGCACAAGCTCTACCTCGCTGCCATGTGAAATCCCGAGTTCTGATGTAATGGTTTTGGAAGGCCATACATCCGAG GTTTTTGCATGTGCCTGGAGTCCAGACGGTTCACTTCTTGCATCTGG ATCTGGAGATTCTACTGCTAGAATTTGGACAATTGGAGATGGTCCTTGTCATTCTCGTATGCAAAATGGGCCTGTAGATGTCATGGTATTGAAGCATTTTAAAGGTCGAACAAACGAGAAAAGCAAGGATGTCACAACACTCGAGTGGAAC GGCGAGGGAAACCTACTAGCAACGGGTTCTTATGATGGTCAAGCTAGAATCTGGAACCGAGATG GGGAACTGGTAAATACTCTAATCAAACATAAAGGGCCTATCTTCTCGTTGAAGTGGAATAAGAAAGGTGATTATCTCCTTAGTGGTAGTGTAGACAAAACTGCCATTGTGTGGGATGTAAAGTCAGGCGAATGGAAGCAGCAGTTTGAATTTCATTCAG CTCCGACTCTTGATGTTGATTGGCGAAACAACAATTCCTTTGCAACCTGCTCCACTGATAACATGATTTACGTTTGTAAAGTTGGAGAGAGTCGGCCTGTCAAAACTTTCTCAGGACATCAG AGTGAAGTCAATGCAATCAAGTGGGACCCCTCAGGCTCCTTGTTGGCATCGTGCTCTGATGACACCACGGCTAAG ATATGGAGCGTGAAACAAGATGCCTGCGTGCATGATTTCAAAGAACATGCCAAG GAGATCTATACCATCCGATGGAGTCCAACTGGCCCTGGTACGAGCAACCCAAATCAACAATTGTTGCTGGCCAG TGCCTCTTTTGACTCCACAGTGAAGCTATGGGATGTAGAACTTGGCCGTCTCCTTCACAGTCTGAATGGCCATAG GGATCCCGTGTATTCTGTTGCATTTAGTCCAAACAGCGAGTACTTGGCAACCGGGTCATTGGATAGATGCTTGAACATATGGTCTGTGAAAGAGGCCAAGATCATAAAAACTTACAGTGGAAATGGTGGAATCTTTGAAGTTTGCTGGAACAAGGAAGGCAACAAGGTTGCTGCTTGTTTTGCGGACAATGTGGTCTGTGTCTTTGATGTTCGGATATAG